In Fusarium oxysporum Fo47 chromosome VII, complete sequence, the following proteins share a genomic window:
- a CDS encoding fungal-specific transcription factor domain-containing protein, whose amino-acid sequence MSGRAVSNPQHSQQSFDSGPQLYRDAVMDSIHFGDFAFAYHGLPDQSSLVSLADHTHTSQSPTVFPQHQAISGLAHSGLPFGTLPTGNRSQSMEGSEAPPDRTSPASNALEDPTTDEFGLASRNRADGTDLGGKPKEDKVDATPAWSELKTKAGKERKRLPLACMACRRKKIRCSGEKPACKHCLHSRIPCVYKVTTRKAAPQTGYMAMLDKPLKRMEERIIKVIPKSNQEVASSVTRTVVKPAIPGTVPSSKPTKKRGAEEVFGPDLEAWAKAPSKPKIEGDDRPSCLQVQEAEENMLQHEGAEALPSKEIQEHLAEVFFDNIYGQSYHLLHKPSYMRKLKNGTLPPVLVLTVCAVAARFTSNPLVSSSGPELLRGEEWASHAQDICTRRYEWPNLTILTCLLILGLHEFGTCQSGRSWALGGQAIRMAFALQLHKDLEYDPSGRHGTKTQLSFIDREIRRRLMWACFLMDRFNFSGTDRPMFIREDTIQIPLPVKEKYFQFGMPAPTEMLDGQVPHPASPNGGQIADARENMGVAAFLIRALALWGRIITYLSQGGKDLDPNPMWEDESHYVKHLNDVVNLEASLPLSLKYSAENLEVHKTDNTASQFLFMHICLQHNILFVSRAAMSARKQHGVHDDFFSEASKRTFNAANRISELLREVEQSRCFVSAPFAGYCAFSSTTVHILAIISRNPSMKPTAEANFATNVKYLHKMKKYWGMFHWMVENSSFLQYGDWFNRYPHGLSDVEFMDPATHKRKDSGADGVLEAKPELQSVGEYFSTLLTPQSVENKDTIRTAAPKRKQSAKEQTGMPAQPGRHLDSLQSTDADAVSQERKFSGGLGLQTTGAAGFNPLAASNPQNPAFSTNMSPMSPANISAFAHHAHTATFFPPELLAMNFGQGSNGNIEPLDRQLVYGGYSMDASTGLGGDQDMMSGLDWDTVASGAQPDGGLQGRPSNVKAGMHGQSAGMADGAGLSGPEASSAWFMPFNMEPPDMDQDPGFNMGGIDPFTGVFGGGGSGLATPNALGGLQQQGP is encoded by the exons ATGTCCGGCCGTGCCGTTTCGAACCCTCAACATTCCCAACAGTCCTTCGATTCCGGTCCCCAACTCTATCGCGA CGCCGTAATGGATTCCATACACTTCGGCGATTTTGCGTTTGCTTACCATGGTCTTCCTGACCAGTCTTCTCTCGTTTCCCTAGCAGATCACACCCACACGTCACAATCTCCCACTGTGTTTCCCCAGCACCAGGCCATTTCTGGCCTTGCACATAGCGGTCTGCCGTTCGGCACCTTGCCTACGGGCAACCGCAGCCAGAGCATGGAAGGCTCCGAAGCCCCCCCAGATCGGACATCTCCCGCATCCAACGCCCTCGAAGACCCAACTACCGATGAGTTTGGTTTGGCTTCCCGTAACCGTGCGGATGGCACAGATCTAGGCGGCAAACCTAAGGAGGATAAAGTCGATGCCACACCTGCGTGGAGTGAACTTAAGACAAAGGCTGGCAAGGAAAGAAAACGCCTCCCGCTCGCTTGCATGGCATGCCGCCGAAAGAAGATCCGTTGTTCAGGCGAGAAACCCGCCTGCAAGCACTGTCTACACTCACGTATCCCATGTGTCTACAAGGTTACAACTCGGAAGGCTGCGCCTCAGACAGGTTACATGGCTATGCTCGATAAGCCACTGAAGCGCATGGAAGAACGCATCATCAAGGTCATACCCAAGTCGAATCAGGAAGTCGCATCATCTGTAACTCGCACCGTGGTCAAACCGGCGATACCAGGAACTGTACCTTCCAGTAAGCCAACCAAGAAGCGCGGCGCCGAGGAAGTATTCGGGCCTGATCTGGAAGCTTGGGCGAAGGCGCCTTCGAAGCCAAAGATTGAGGGCGATGATAGGCCCAGCTGCTTGCAAGTCCAGGAAGCGGAGGAGAATATGCTGCAACATGAAGGCGCCGAAGCACTCCCCTCCAAGGAGATACAGGAGCATCTTGCAGAGGTGTTTTTCGATAACATCTATGGTCAATCTTACCATCTTCTACACAAACCAAGCTATATGCGAAAGCTAAA AAATGGCACACTACCTCCGGTGCTTGTTCTCACAGTGTGCGCTGTAGCTGCTCGTTTTACCTCAAACCCCTTAGTGAGTTCTTCAGGGCCTGAACTTTTACGCGGTGAAGAATGGGCATCACACGCTCAAGATATTTGCACCAGACGATACGAATGGCCAAACCTCACCATCTTGACATGTCTTCTCATTTTGGGCCTTCATGAATTTGGAACGTGCCAGAGCGGCCGTAGCTGGGCCCTGGGTGGACAAGCTATCCGAATGGCTTTCGCTCTCCAGTTACATAAAGACTTGGAATACGATCCCTCGGGCCGTCATGGCACCAAAACGCAGCTCAGCTTCATTGATCGAGAGATTCGGCGACGCCTAATGTGGGCCTGCTTTCTCATGGATCGCTTCAACTTTTCTGGGACAGATCGACCCATGTTCATCAGGGAGGATACAATTCAGATTCCTCTGCCGGTAAAGGAAAAGTACTTCCAATTCGGCATGCCTGCGCCCACCGAGATGTTGGACGGTCAAGTACCTCATCCGGCGTCGCCCAACGGCGGACAAATCGCTGATGCACGAGAGAACATGGGGGTTGCGGCCTTCCTGATTCGAGCCTTGGCCTTATGGGGACGGATCATCACCTACCTGAGCCAAGGGGGTAAGGATCTAGACCCCAATCCAATGTGGGAAGACGAGTCTCACTATGTGAAGCATCTCAATGATGTTGTAAACCTTGAAGCTAGTCTGCCCTTGTCACTCAAGTACTCTGCAGAGAACCTCGAGGTCCACAAAACAGACAACACGGCAAGTCAGTTTCTTTTCATGCATATCTGCCTGCAGCATAACATTCTCTTTGTGAGTCGAGCTGCTATGTCAGCACGAAAGCAACATGGTGTACATGACGATTTCTTCTCTGAAGCAAGCAAGAGGACCTTCAACGCTGCGAACCGAATATCCGAGCTTCTTCGTGAGGTTGAACAGTCGCGATGCTTTGTTTCGGCCCCGTTTGCTGGATACTGCGCCTTTTCCTCGACAACAGTTCACATCTTGGCTATTATCTCTCGCAATCCCTCCATGAAGCCAACAGCCGAGGCCAATTTTGCCACCAATGTCAAGTATCTTCACAAAATGAAGAAGTATTGGGGTATGTTTCACTGGATGGTGGAGAAC TCATCTTTTCTTCAATATGGAGACTGGTTTAACCGTTACCCTCACGGTCTTTCTGACGTTGAGTTCATGGACCCTGCCACTCACAAACGAAAGGATTCAGGAGCAGACGGCGTCCTCGAAGCGAAGCCCGAACTGCAATCAGTGGGGGAATACTTCTCCACGCTCCTAACACCACAAAGTGTCGAGAATAAGGATACTATCCGCACAGCAGCGCCGAAACGAAAGCAAAGCGCCAAGGAACAGACCGGCATGCCAGCACAACCTGGCCGTCATCTCGATTCGTTGCAGAGTACAGACGCAGACGCAGTCTCCCAGGAACGCAAGTTCTCGGGTGGTTTGGGATTGCAAACTACCGGTGCAGCAGGCTTCAACCCTCTCGCAGCATCAAACCCGCAGAACCCGGCTTTCAGCACCAACATGTCACCTATGAGTCCAGCCAACATATCTGCATTTGCTCACCACGCACACACGGCCACCTTTTTCCCACCCGAGCTGCTCGCAATGAACTTTGGGCAGGGTTCGAATGGAAACATCGAACCGCTTGACCGTCAGCTTGTCTATGGCGGATACTCAATGGATGCTAGTACAGGCTTGGGTGGTGACCAGGATATGATGAGCGGCCTTGATTGGGATACCGTCGCTTCAGGCGCTCAGCCAGATGGAGGCTTGCAAGGTCGGCCGTCAAATGTCAAGGCAGGCATGCATGGGCAAAGTGCAGGTATGGCTGATGGGGCAGGATTAAGCGGACCGGAAGCATCATCCGCATGGTTCATGCCATTCAACATGGAGCCGCCAGATATGGATCAAGATCCCGGCTTCAACATGGGCGGAATTGATCCGTTCACGGGAGTGTTTGGCGGAGGAGGCAGTGGTTTGGCAACGCCGAATGCGCTAGGTGGGCTACAGCAACAGGGTCCTTAG